acttgaacccgggaggcagaggttacagtgagctgagactgctccattgcactccagcctggcaatagagcgagactccgtctcaaaaaagaaagagagagagagagaaggcaggagggaaggagggaaggagggaaggagggaaggaaggaaggaaggaaggaaggaaggaaggaaggaaggaaggaaagaaagaatcaatTGAAATTGATCCCTAACTTAAATGCCTCTAGAAAaaccttcagcttttgttttatGACTGGATTTCCAAAATCTAAGTTACTGTTACTCATGTTCACAGACCAGTCTCTGACATGATTTATCTGTGATTCTGAATATTCTCCTGTCTGAATATTCTGGCATGTGGCAATTGGGGATGGCCCCCTACTTCCCACCCACTGAGGAAGAACCATGTGGTGCCCCACCTGGCTGAATGGGAGCTCTTACGCAGACCACCATTCTGGCCCCACCGAAGAACGCTGGTAGCAGGCTTTGTGGGTCCTTCCCTTGCCAGTACGCTGTCCTGTGGGTCCAGGTTGGAGTGGGAGAAGCAGGGAAAGGGGACAGAATTTGCTGGGGGAACCATGGCTGAGGACTGGAGGCAGAAAGCACCTTCCCTATGTAACTTTCCACATACTGAGAGAAACCTAgaaaatcatcctttttttttttttttttgagacggaatttcgtcTTGTCGACCtggctgaactgcagtggcaccatctcggctcactgcaacctccgcctcccaggttcaagtgattctcctgcctcagactcccaagtagctgggattacaggcactcgccaccacacccagctaatttttgtgtttttagcagagaaggggtttcatcatattgaccaggctggtctcgaactcctgacctcagttgatccacccacctcagcctcccaaagtgctgggattataggcgtgagccaccgcgcccagcgggAAATCACCTTTGGATCCTTGTGATGGAAAACACTAGGAAGGAAAGCCCACAGCCTTCTAAAGTCACAGTCACAGGCAGGCTGGGGCTCAATTTGCCATCCTCCCGGGCTGGATCCTAAGAACAGAAAGAGTGGTCAGCTACATGGTGTGACTTGAGGGGCTTCAAAAGGCCTGCTGAACCCCAAACGATCTCCCCCACTGGCCTGAGATTCTGTCTGAAGTTTCCATCATTTGAGTTATTTCTTTGTGCTAAGAATTTCCTTCCAGAAGTTGCCTGCTAAAATGTAcatgctggccaggcgcggtggctcacgcttgtaatcccaacactttgggacgccatggtgggcggatcaccctgaggccaggagttcaagaccagcctggccaacatggtgaaaccccatctctactaaaaatacaaaaattaactgggagcggtggtgggcgcctgtaatcccagctattcaggaggctgaggcaggagaatcccttgaacctgggaggcggaggttgcagtgagcagagatcttgccactgcactccagcctgggtgacaaagcgagactcaggctaacaaataaataaatgaataaagtgtaCATGCAGCCATAGAAGGATATGggacttacttttctttttttttttttttttttttttttgagacggagtctcgctctgttacccaggctggagtgcagtggctggatctcagctcactgcaagctccgcctcccgggtttacgccattctcctgcctcagcctcccgagtagctgggactacaggcgcccgccactcgcccggctagttttttgtattttttagtagagacggggtttcaccatgttcgccaggatggtctcgatctcctgacctcgtgatccgcccgtctcggcctcccaaagtgctgggattacaggcttgagccaccgcgcccggccgggacttacttttcattcattttgtttgctCAACATCTTACTTCCCTTCTTAGGTTTCAAGAACTCTGCCCCCTCATGAGAATTTGGAGGACGCGGAGCCTATCTTCTGCCATAGACACCTCGCCAAGAGGTACAGCATGGCTGTGCCAGTCCTTCTTGTACTCAAGGCAGGGGCACATGTCCCAGGGTCAGGAGCTGGTGACACAGCAGAATTTAGGGAGCGTTTATTTCAGCAGCGGGTGGCAGGGGTGGCTGCAGCCATGCTCCCACAGTTACTGCTTATGGCATGATTTGggctgcagtcaggagtttgagacaagctggTCCCAGTTGCTACACGGCATCTTCTGTTCCTGCCTATTTTCCAAGCCTGTTCCTCAGCCTTCCCGAGAGTCCAGAGCTTACCAATATTCTCTTACTAAATGCGTAAGCTGCTGAAATCAGACAGAACCGTCTTCAGTTGCATGAGACTAAGAACACTGATTGATACAAGAGGTGACACATTGACTCAAGAGTGCACCAGCCACAGGTAGGTACATTTGTCTAATTTAACTAATTGTCACATCACGAAACAGCAGGACCCCAGGGAAGGTTTTTGTTGATGGGGAGAGGAAATCAGGAGAGTCTGGTCTGGTGTTGCGTTGGCTGATGGGACTTGCCCGGAAGGCTTCAAGGTAACCTGAGAGGCAGCGCCGgcactaggctgggcgcagtgcagGAGGGAAAGGTGGGGTCATAATAAGGGTAAAGCCTAACAGGACCTGCTGCTAATGCTGTTGAATGTGGGGCCTGAGACGGCCTTGTTCAAACTTCCATAGAGCATCCAAGGGAAGTTTGTCAAAGACAGACCACTGATTTTCTCTCTTTGATTTGCCTAACAGACATTTCTGCTGACAGTCTGCATGGTAATAGCAGTTTGTGGGATTTCtagcctctctccctccccacccctcccccgtTACGTTTAATTCCTTTATGATTTAGTAAGCAGGGATTAAAAACTTTGAGGACGGTGTAAATTCTAAACTACCGAAGGACGGGGGCCAtgtctttgttcctttctctcaGAGAGGAGCACAAACATTGTTTGTCATTGAATAGCAGGAGAAGGGAAGCTGAGAATCTAGTGAATACAGATACTGAACATCTGCTAAGAAGTTGTAAGCAATTTTTTGTGAAGAGTTAGGAGGGTTCACAAGCAGAATTCATTCCTTTCTGCTTCCTCGTTACTTCCCTTCAGAATGAGGACTGGCTCTGGCAGTCGGCTTACTGACTGGATAAACTCGGGGCCAGTTATTACTCTCTCAGTTTCTCCACGGAAGAGTCATGTCTATCTGCCAGAGACTCTGGGTATGAAGCCAGGGCACCTGGAGGGGGTCCAGCTAGAggtccattattttatttattatttatttatttatttttgagacagagtctcgctccatcgcccaggctggagtgcagtggtgtgatctcggttcactgcaacctctgcctcctgggttcaagcaattctcctgtctcagcttctcgagtagatgggattacaggcacgggccactacacccggctaatttttgtatttgtaatagagaggggatttcaccacattggccaagctggtctcgaactcttgacctcagatgatccacccacctccgcctcccaaagtgctgggatcgcaggcCCATTCTGACGGCAGTGGCGGACGCATCTTACGATCTTACGTCAGACCCTCTGGCTGTGTTTgaaattctttgttgttgttgttgttgttgttattgtgcTATGGAATCCTTGCCTTGCTGCATCCCCAGGGCACTGACTCACCATCTCCAGCACGCACTCTTGGAGTTTTTTCCAGTAGGTTGCATTGAATTGCGACCCTTTCGGCTCTGTGGAGGTCACCAAGGGgaggacattaaaaaataatccaaGGGAAACCACAAAGGAACATTAAACAAATACACACAAgctgtatttaatttaaaaaatatttatgagacacgttgccttttatttctataaaatgtcacctaataaatattttaccacGATAATGAGGATGAATTATAATGATGGAAAAAGAACttgggtggggggcggggggtggagatgaggaatggaaacattttaaattttaattgaaactTCAATTCGTCAGACTTGGCCTCTGCATCCCATCTTGAAAGctagcagagaaaagagaaaatgtcctGTTCTGTGCAGACCAAGTTTCGAGTCTTGGCACACAGGCAAGTCAGTAAACAGAGGACCAGTGGCAGCGGCTCTTGATGACCTGAAGCAGAGGCTTCTTAAAGGTGAGGACGATGAGGGTGCAGGCCACCAGCAGGGTGAGGCAGCTGGGGAGGATGAGCACCAGGTAGAGCAGGCCCAGGTCCAGCCGCTCCCACTTACAGTCCCGAGGCACACCCCCGGGCAGCTCCGCCAGGCGGATGATCTTGGAGGAGAGGTTACAAGTGACCGTGGCCCAGTCGGCCACCGTCTGCCCCTGCTGCAGGGCCCCCCAGCCGTCCACCCCACAGCAGTCATACGGATTCTGACTGAGGTAGATGGTCCGCAGACCTCTCGAGAGCTGCTCAGACACAGCCTTCTGGGGAAGGGCTGTGAGCGAGTTTCTACGGAGATCCAGGGTCTCCAGGGCCAGGCTGCCCCCAAACCTTGGGAAGGTGGTCAAGCAATTTCCCGACAGGTCTAAGTCCCTCAGATTCCCAAACCCGGAGAAGTCCAGCGCCATAAAGTTGGAGTGGAGGCCCATGTTCCTGAGAGACAGGACCTGTAACATGGGGGCAACGTCCCGGAGTGGGGCGAGGCTCCCATTCAGAACCCCCCAGTTGCTTGAGAGGTCTAAGGAGGTGAGGGAGGTCCCTTGGAATGGGCAGTCTGGCAATGCCCCCAGCCCACAGCCCTCCAGAGAGAGGCTCCTTAAAGATGCCATATTCCTGAAATCCACACAGCTAGGGGGGCCCACCCGGTCCGAGGCAGCTGGCAGGGGACAAAGTGAGATCTGATTGTGGCTCATGTCAAGTGTAGTGATGTTCCTGGCGTTGGCGAAGAGGCCAGGGGGGACGCCCAGGAGCTGGTTGGAGCTCAGGTTGAACAAGCGCAGGCTGCCCAGGCAGCTGGCCAGCCCTGGAGTCAGGTGCAGCTCTGACAGCTGGTTGTGGCTCAGGTCCAGCTCGGTGAGCGCTCCAGGGGGCTCGTGCTCCCGAATGTGAAGCGTCATCAGGCAATTCTGGTTGAGGTTCAGGTGGGAGAGGGAAGGCATTTTCCTCAGGAAGCCATCTGGCAGGTACTGGAACTGGTTCTGGCTCATGTCCAGGAAGCGGAGATCTGCGAGGTCGCTGGAGGAAAATTCTTCCCAGAGGCTGACGGTGGTGATGTTGGTCACATTGCCGTCCACAAGGAGGAACTGGGCCACCATCTCCCTTGGTGACGAGGTGTTGTACAGGTCCCTGTAGAAGCCCATGTTGTTGTCACGCAGCAGGAGGGTATGCAACTTGCTGTACTGCGGCAGCAGCGGGAAAAACAACAGCTGGTTGTGAGACAGGTCCAGCGTCTCCAGCTCAAACGCAGCCTCTCCCCCGGCCGCGAGGAACCACTCCAGAACGTTGTAGCTGACGTTGAGAGACCGCAGCTGGGTGAGCCCGAAGTCCACAATGCAGGGGAGGTTGTTGTAGGCCAGGTTGAGGTGTCTCAGCTCAGTCAGGCCGTCAAAAGCACCTCCCTCAATCTCAAAGATGTAGTTCCTCTGCAAATCCAGCTCCCGGAGGCGCTCCAGGCCCTCGAAGACGGAGTCATCCAGCCGCATGATGGTGTTCCTCGCCAGGGACACGGACCGCAGCGAGGAGAGGTTCTGGAGCATGAGGGCCGCCATGTCCTCCGTCAGGGAGTTTCCTGACAAGTCCAGCGTCTGCAGGCCTGGCAGGGTGTGGAGTGCCGCTGCCGTCTCTTTGTAGTTCTCTGAAAGGCAGTTGTCCCCCAGGACCAGGCTGCGCAGGTGGCCTTGCTCCTGGAAGGCGCCGCGGTCGATGCGTTCCAGGTGGCAGCTGTGCAGGCTGAGGCTCTCCAGGAGAGGGTAAGGCTGGAGGGAGTGATTCCACAGGGCCTTGAGAGGGTTGGCATCCAGGATGAGCGTCCGGGCGTGGGGCGGGAGGCTGCTGGGCACCGAAGCAAGGCTCTGCCCTCGGCAGTCAGTGTCTCCACCCACCTGCGGCCAAAACCACACTGGTCAGCAGGGAGGAGGCCCAGAGGCAGGCATTTATGCCCAGAAACTTAGTTCACTTATCAGACTTCCCTGCAACCGCTGGGGATGGCTCTAGGGATGTAAATTTTCAAAACAGGatagaaaaggccaggcacagtggctcgtgcccgtaatcctagcactttgggaggccgaggcgggtggatcccttgaggtcaggagttcgaaaccagcctggccaacatggtgaaatcctgtctctacaggaaatacaaaaaactagccgggtgtggtggtggacacctgtaatcccagctacttgggaggctgaggcagagaattgcttgaacccaggaggcggagattgcagtgagccgagatcatgccattgtactccagcctgggcgacagagtgagactccatctcaaaaaaaaaaaaaaaaaaaaaggacttgagAGCTTTCACCATCCTGAATTGTACAGGGAAGTAAAGTGGGACTGCAGTGGAGAAGCGAAGAGCCGCGGCAGTGCTGGGACTGGAGCCCAGGGCTCTGAATACCCAGTCCGGTGCTTTTGCTGACCAGGGCTCTACTCTGATTGTGCAGAATAATGAGGCGGGAGGCACGAGGCCACCCAGGTCACACTGCGGAAAGCACACATGCCAGGATACTGTAATTCAGCCCCAGGTTTTGCAAAATTGGCAAAACCAACAATCAGCCATAGGATGTCATTTAAGTGTCTAGGACaaaaatggtttttttgtttttgttttttgagatgaagtcttgccccgtcacccaggctggagtgcaatggcacgatctcacctcactgcaacctctacctcctgggttcgagcaattctcctgtctcagcctcccaagtagctgggactacaggcacacacgtcaccatgcccagctaacttcttttgtatttttagtagagatggggtttcaccatgttggtcaggttggtctcgaactcctgacctcaggtgatctgcccgcctcggcctcccaaaagggctgggattacaggcgtgagccactgcgcccagccagaaaaaaGTTTTCAGTGGTAAGACAGAGGAGCAACGACATTCCTTTGTGCACGTTCATCAGTAACACGAGCGCAGTGGTTGGCTGCAGTTGTGGGCTCAGTCCCAGAGGGCAAGTGCGGCAACAGGAGAAACATCCCGAGAGAGGGAGAAGCACAGGTTTGGGACAGACTCACGCCTGAGTCTCGGCTCTACCACCACTAGCATGGAACTTCTTGGAGCCTCGGGTTCTTTAtcttataattaaaagaaaaccttCCAGTAATTAAACATGGATACTGCATTGACATGTGGAAAGCTAAACTCTTCCATCACCTCAGCCCCTCTCTCAGAGAAACACCAGTCACCTTCTGTTCCATGTTTTTCTGGATCTTTCCTAAGATATTACCTACctttgtctaaaaacaaaaataaaaccatactCTGCAAACTGTTCAGTAACCTATTTTTCTCCCCCTGTCAATAACATACGACAGACTTACTGCCTTGGCAGTACAAATACATTTGATCATGATCCTTTTAGGAAGCATATGCATTCACTTCATGAACAGCACGGTGGTTGAGAGCAGGAGTTCCAGGGCCAATGCTCCATGGCTCTGCCTTTGATCAAATGGGTGACCTTTGGATGgttacagaaccaaaaaagacctcCATTACCCTGCCTGTAAAACCGAAATTATACCCGTAATTTTCtcatagggttttcttttttttttcaggatcaAGTGCAACTGTTTACGTGAAACACATTTACTGTGCTTCATGAATGTTAGCTCTAATTATTAGGATGATCTACTTAAGTCATTTCCTACTGCTGAGCATTTGGGTTTCTCTAATTTCCAGATGAACATTCGAATGGATTTGCCAAGGTCTTTCCACATCCCCCCTCCCTCTTTggtattttgattgggattgcattatAATTACAAATTACTCTGGAagagaatttactttttttttttttttttctgagacagagtctcactcttgtcgtccaggctggagtgcagtggtgccatctcggctcactgcaacctctgccccctgggttcaagcgattctccagccttagcctaccaagtagctgggataacagatgcccaccaccatgccgggctaattttgcatttttagtagaggcagggttttgccatgttggccaggctggtttcaaacccctgacctcaggtgatccacccgccttggcctccccaagtgctgggattaccggcgtgagccaccgcgcccggccaggtgtgTGTCTTTATGTGAGTGAGTGTTGCTCTCCTCCCTGTGTGGGGACTCACTGGAGAATGTCAGGGGCTTTCTTCACGCTGTGGGACGCTGTTTCTCCACAGCTGCTGCAGTCAGGGGTCACACCTCTGCAACTCCCAGTGGCCCCGCTGAAGTGATGTAGAAGGACCACATGGCCATCCCAGAAAAGCTTACCAtgtccactttctttcttttttcttttttttttttgagacggagtcttgccctcttgctcaggctggagtgcagtggtgtgatctcagctcactgcaacctcggcctccctggttcaagcgattctcctgcctcagcctcccaagtagctgagatcacaggcgcctgccacctcgcctggctaatttttgtatatatagtagagacaggatttcaccatgttggtcaggctggtctcaaactcctgacctcaggtgatccgcctgcttcagcctcccaaagtgctgggattacaggtgtgagccaccacacctggccaacgtCTACTTTCTAATGAGGTCAAATAGATAATGTGATGAGGGCAAGTGAAGGGCACCCAGACTCTCCAATTCTCAGTCCTCAACTAGGAACAGCTGCAGGAAACCCACTCTTTGGGCTCCCTGGCAGCCAATTCTCTACTCCTACCCACTGGGCCAGACAGTGCCAAGCAGAGGGTCTAGCCTGAACTCTGAAAGGCTATTCATTTATCTCTCCTCTTCCTGTGCCTGGGAACCCCTGAATAACTACTGTGCAGTTAATCCTTTATTGCCTCTGTAAGAGAATGCTGGAGGTCAAACATAGCAGAGATTAATAATAATATGAGTGATAATGGACAAACGCATAGCACTCACTACCTACCAGGCACTGTCCTGAGTGCTTTGCTCATTTAATCATCAATCAACACAGCATGATGTTAttggtagatattattattacgTATATAttctacagatggagaaactatGGCCTAGAGTGGCCCCAATGTCACTAGCTAAGGGTGGGGCTGGGTTTTAAACCGGGCCAGTCTAGCCCGTAACTCCTATGTCATGCTGGAATATACTCTAGCACAGTGGTTATAGGTTACTACTAAAAGAGGTTAAAAACCATGACAGTTGGGTGTTAAAGATTAATCTGCTTTAAGAATACatattagggccgggcgcggtggctcaagcctgtaatcccagcactttgggaggccgagacgggtggatcacgaggtcaggagatcgagactatcctggctaacatggtgaaaccccgtctctactaaaaatacaaaaaactagccgggcgtggtggcgggcgcctgtagtctcagctacttgggaggctgaggcaggagaatggcgtgaacccgggaggcggagcttgcagtgagccgagatcacgccactgcactccagcctgggagcacagcgagactccgtctcaaaaaaaaaaaaaaaaaaaaaaaaaaaaaaaagaatacatatttgaATGTGTTAGCCCTGACATCCAATTTGTCTTCCCAGTGCCTAGTATATAATATGGTTCaagaaatgtttatgaaatatgTGTTtcggccgagcgcagtggctcaagcctgtaatcccagcactttgggaggtcgagatgggtggatcacgaggtcaggagatcgagaccatcctggctaacacggtgaaaccccctctctactaaaaaatacaaaaaactagctgggcgaggtggtgggcgcctgtagtcccagctactcgggaggctgaggcaggagaatggcgtaaacccgggaggcggagcttgcagtgagctgagatccggccactgcactccagcctgggcaacagagtgagactccgtctcaaaaaaaaaaaaaaaaaaaaaaagaaatatgtgtttctttctttctttctttttttgagacagagtatcactgtgtcacccaggctagagtgcagtggtgtgatgtcagctcactgcaagctccgcctcccgggttcaagcgatcttcctcagcctcccaagcagctgggactatacgcacgtgccaccatacctgggtaatttttgtatttttagtagagacggggttttactgtgttggccaggctggtcttgacctcttgacctcgtgatctgcccacctcggcgcgtgagccaccacacctggcctaaatatGTGTTTCTCGAGCAGACTTTTGATATCATTGTTATATAGGTGAAGGGGACAATTACTAGAAATTTCTCAATTTTGACCCAAGTCTATTTTCACATATAGGCTGAAAGCCCTAGAGAAGGCACCCGTAAAGGCTTGGGTATCTACTCTCTGGGTCTTCTTAGCCCGAGCATAGTCCAGGCTGCTGCTCTGCAGTACAACATGGCAGCAAACCCTCCCTACAGCTATGTAAGCCTTAGCTGTCGACCCGTCCACAAACTCTGAGGCGGGCTTCTCCAGCCTTCATGCACCTCAACCAGAGATTCTCATACCATCAGTGCAGCTCAAtcattcagttttttgttttgtttttttctttttttgagacagagtctcactctgtcacccaggatggagtgcagtggtgtgatcttggctcatggcaacctccgccccctgggttcaagcgattctctgcctcagacgcctgagtagctgggattacaggcatgcaccaccacgcccagctaatttagtagagacagggtttcaccatgttggccaggcaggtctcaaactcctgacctcaggtgatccactcgccttggcctcccaaagtgctgggatgacaggcatgagccaccgcgcccagaatttttcttttcttttctttttttaaagacaaggtcttgctccatcacctaggttggagtgcagaggcatgatctcagctcactgcaacctccacttcccgggctcaagccatcctcacatctcagcctctcaagtagctgggactagaggcgtgcgccaccacacctgactgattcttgtattttgtagagatgtggttccgccatgttgcccagactggtcttgaactcctgggctcaagtgatctgcctgcctcagcctcccaaagtgctgggattacaggcgtgagccaccgcgcccggcctgaatcaTCCAGATTTTTAACAAGTTGTTCTTGTTCTGGAAGGCTGCCCTAGGCTGGTCTCGGATGCCTCCTATCCTCAGCAGGTGTGAGAAGGGTGGGGCAGGGACTGTCTCCCAGGCAGCAGCTTAAACTCCTGTGGTTAAAGGGCAGCTGCACATGGCACCGTGCTAGGCAGGCACAGAGTGATTCAGGCTCCTTCATTCTCTGCCCTTCCTGATGGACAATCCGTCAGCTTTTTCTGAATGGACTAAGCTTTGTCAGGACAGGAGCAACTGACAG
This window of the Theropithecus gelada isolate Dixy chromosome 2, Tgel_1.0, whole genome shotgun sequence genome carries:
- the NRROS gene encoding negative regulator of reactive oxygen species yields the protein MPHRKEGAQPRVRLLSRRPEPRRGCAPRSRLRLREPAALEMELLPLWLCLGFHFLTVDWRDRSVTATAASQRGCKLVGGDTDCRGQSLASVPSSLPPHARTLILDANPLKALWNHSLQPYPLLESLSLHSCHLERIDRGAFQEQGHLRSLVLGDNCLSENYKETAAALHTLPGLQTLDLSGNSLTEDMAALMLQNLSSLRSVSLARNTIMRLDDSVFEGLERLRELDLQRNYIFEIEGGAFDGLTELRHLNLAYNNLPCIVDFGLTQLRSLNVSYNVLEWFLAAGGEAAFELETLDLSHNQLLFFPLLPQYSKLHTLLLRDNNMGFYRDLYNTSSPREMVAQFLLVDGNVTNITTVSLWEEFSSSDLADLRFLDMSQNQFQYLPDGFLRKMPSLSHLNLNQNCLMTLHIREHEPPGALTELDLSHNQLSELHLTPGLASCLGSLRLFNLSSNQLLGVPPGLFANARNITTLDMSHNQISLCPLPAASDRVGPPSCVDFRNMASLRSLSLEGCGLGALPDCPFQGTSLTSLDLSSNWGVLNGSLAPLRDVAPMLQVLSLRNMGLHSNFMALDFSGFGNLRDLDLSGNCLTTFPRFGGSLALETLDLRRNSLTALPQKAVSEQLSRGLRTIYLSQNPYDCCGVDGWGALQQGQTVADWATVTCNLSSKIIRLAELPGGVPRDCKWERLDLGLLYLVLILPSCLTLLVACTLIVLTFKKPLLQVIKSRCHWSSVY